A single Actinomycetes bacterium DNA region contains:
- a CDS encoding TetR/AcrR family transcriptional regulator translates to MVLSKPRDRILSTATTLFYREGVLAVGVNRIIAEADVAPMTLYRQFGSKDELVASTLEQWSTQWLHWLADKLDRSGDDPEARFAALWDVLEEWFAADDFHGSFVTNAAAELRSEPEHPGHKVIAAHRQAMRQLLEDLAKAASAYDAAILAAQLQVLIDGAVATATVDRRPGAARSARQLANAALVASSS, encoded by the coding sequence ATGGTGCTCTCAAAGCCCCGTGACCGCATCCTTTCGACGGCCACCACGCTGTTCTACCGGGAGGGTGTCCTCGCCGTCGGCGTGAACCGCATCATCGCGGAAGCGGACGTGGCTCCCATGACGCTCTACCGGCAGTTCGGGAGCAAGGACGAGCTGGTCGCGTCCACCCTCGAGCAGTGGAGCACCCAGTGGCTGCACTGGCTGGCCGACAAGCTCGACCGGTCCGGAGACGACCCCGAGGCCCGTTTCGCGGCCCTGTGGGACGTGCTTGAGGAGTGGTTCGCGGCCGACGACTTCCACGGCTCCTTCGTGACCAATGCCGCCGCCGAGCTGCGCAGCGAGCCCGAGCATCCCGGCCACAAGGTGATCGCGGCCCACCGGCAGGCCATGCGCCAGCTGCTCGAGGACCTGGCCAAGGCGGCCAGCGCCTACGACGCGGCGATCCTGGCCGCCCAGCTCCAGGTGCTGATCGACGGCGCCGTGGCCACCGCGACCGTCGACCGCCGGCCCGGCGCGGCCCGCAGCGCCCGGCAGCTCGCGAACGCCGCTCTGGTCGCCAGCTCGTCGTAG